DNA from Prunus persica cultivar Lovell chromosome G6, Prunus_persica_NCBIv2, whole genome shotgun sequence:
AGAGTGATTAACGATCTTAATAACGTACTCCAAATTAATCCATAAATTATCCAAAACGACATACccttaaacaaaaatttaattcagcaaaagaaaaagaaagagccTCACAGCAACAGCTCAGTCGAGAGGGATCTCAACATCACCATCGGCAATCTCCTGTTGCAAATCCTTAGGGTCCTTGCCGTCGACCGTGCACCCGACGGATACGCAGGTGCCGAGAATCTCCTTCACCGTGCCGGCAAGCTCCTTGGCCATGGATCTGTGCTTCATGATCTTGGCGATCTCGATGACGTCGTCTAGAGAGATGTTTCCACTGTGCTTGATGTTCTTAGTCTTCTTGCGGTCGCGCTCGGGCTCCTTCAAAGCCTTGATGACCAGCGCCGCGGCCGACGGCACCACAGAGACCTTGGCCTGCCTGTTCTGGACGGTGAGCTTGACGGTGACACGTAAGCCCTTCCAGTCCTTGGCGGTCTCCTTGGCTATGTCTTCTCCGATCTTCTTTGGGGAGAGACCGAGAGGACCGATCTTTGGAGCAAGCGAACTCGCCGCGCCGACTTCACCGCCGGTGACTCGGACGTAGACGTCGACGACCTGTGAGGGATCGAACTTCGGCGGCATTGTTGCTGATGATGAAGGAGAGAAACAAAATGCTAGGGTTTCCTACAACAAGGCGATTGAGAGTAGCGAATGGTGTGAAATATATGCTAGGGTTTTGCAGGGCATTGAAGTTAAGAAATGTCTAAATGGCCCCTTGTCTACCGGAGAGCTTTGAAAGAAAGAGATTTGGGTCTTTCATCACATTTGGGCATTTGCTGACGCTTGGGTTGAGGGTAAATCTGTATTTAGGACAAACCCGTTGGGTATGGGCCTAGTAAAACAACACTTGGGTCATTGCTTCGGGCTTCAGCTAATGATCCTTACCTATTCGAGAATGTTGCGGCTCGTTGGGATAGACACGCTCATACACCAGGgcatttctttccttcttctcttcttcttgttgtttggtTCTTGCTTCTATTGTCATGTACTGGTACATCCATTGGTGGCTACCCATCAAAATGGACAAGTCTTCCGCTACTTGTTGTCTGTTGTATTCTGGATAAGTTGTTGGAACCCATTGACCACGTTCGTTTTGCTGCCGTTTGCAAGGACTGGCTTGGTTTTTCAATACACTACAATGATGCAACATAACGCTGGCTTAAGGTACTCCCCATGCTGATGATCCCTACCGAATCCGAAGGAGAGACTAGCACAACAAAGCAAACAACAATATTCAGTTACCAGTTCGTGATGGTGAGAGGTATTGTGGCTCTAGCCATGGTTGGGTGGCCATCGAAGATCTAGCTGACGATGATGTAACCATAACTCTCATGGACCCTTACAGAAAAGCTGTGGCACCCATTAACCTCCCTAGCTTGGATTATGAGCACCTAAATCCTGATCCAGACAAGATCCCCATTTGAAACCAAAGAATTATTGGGCTATTTTATTCTACCTTGTGGATTTGAGGTTGGCTTTCTTTAAAGGAGGACAAGAATATTGGACTTTGTCTTAATAAGAAATTAAGGTGCATTTCTTGTGGAATCAACCAAGGGAGACATGTTGCATGTTCGAAGAATTTTGAAACCAAAAGAAGGTCGCGATGGAGATTTGTTGACTGATCGCTTCAAGGTTTACAAGGTGGTGTTTGATGACAAGGACGGATCCATTGTGCAGCAGGTTGAGGTAGAAAGCATTGGAGATGAGGCTTTGGTTGTTGGCGACAATCATTCAGTGCCTGTCTTGGCTTCAAACTTTCCTGGGTGTCAGTCAGCCTAATAGCATACACTACACAAAGGATTTGCTAAAACGTCAGCATCCTGATTGCAGACCATTTGATATGGCTGTCTACAATTTAGAGAATGAAACCATCACACAGTTTTACTCTCCGAATTGTTGCCACAAAGGCATGCCACTTGCTGCTCGGATTTGTCCACAGTTTAATGGACTCTGCTAGGCATAAGCTACTCTTCTTTTTGCCCTTCACAATGTTACTTTTTGGCCATTCTATGATCAACAAACTGAAATTAGAGAAGGGTAGCTGTAACTCTGTAATTTATCTCGCATTTTGGATTTTAAGAGCCTTCATCATTACTTATGTGCCACAGAAATGCAGGGACGGgctgatttcttcttcttttcttatgtgtttttttttgcctGTGTGTTCATTTTGCAGCGTTAGAATTTGTTCATGATGTTACATTTGTGCACTCCACCCCCCTATCTTGGAGTTAAATTAGAACAAATTATGCAAGCTTTATATGtagtaatattttaatattacaTAACATGTGTTCCTTTTGAAATTCACTGTTGATAGAAATGCTAACGATACTTGCTTAAAAGAAAGTCCCTCCCCACGGAGTTGTAGCTGCCTCGTAGTTTTGTAGGTGTTAGAGTGTGTGTTTGTCTGGGtatgaaaatgaagaagaaagaatgaaaGGATGATGAATGAAGAGTTCTCCTTCTCTCTGCAGAAAAGCAGAGAGTACTATATTTCTCTCAATGAAAAATGAGCACACCAAAGAGCATCTCATAACCGTTAGCCTTATCTGGATTCACACACATCATATTGAATCTCAGCCTCACATCTAGCTATTCTCAAAGTTGCTACATATGGCTATTTTAGCCTTACATATTGAAGGGCCTCTCACTTGTCATTTATCAGACTAAGTGCATACACAATTTAAACACAAGGCTTATTTATCCAAAACTCATATTAGCTCAATGCTTATACACTAACACTCCCTTTTAAGCTTTGAGCTGACAAGTTTATCTCTGAGATAATTGAACCTTTCCTTCAGTAAAGCTTTAGTAAAGATGTTTGCTACTTGATCCTTCGTAGGACAATAGACTAGATCAATAATACGTTGCTGCAAAGCATCTTTGACGAAGTGGTACCTTCTGTCAATGTGTTTTGTCCGTTGATGGAACACTGGATTCTTAGTTATTGAAATTGCATATGTATTGTCACACTGCAAAGGAGTTGTTTCTATTTGTAGTTCCCCAAAATCCTCAAGAACAAATCTGAGCCAAATAGCCTGTGCTGTAGCTTCTGATGCACTGATATACTCTGCCTCCGCAGTTGAGAGTGCAACACAATTTTGCTTAACAGATGCCTATGAGAAAACTCCACTTCCAAATGAGAAAGCATAGCCGGATGTGCTTTTGCTATCATCCATGGAACCTCCCCATTAACGTATCTAAGCACTCTTTTGGCTGTCCCATAGTGCTTGTTAGTAGGACAATGCATATATCTAGCTAGTAAACTAGCTGCGTACACCACATTTGGCCTTGTAGCAGTGAGGTATAACAGACTTCCCACAATCTTTCTATATTGTTCTTCACTTGCTGCACCACTTCCATCAACTTTGCGAAATTAGCAGTGAGGTATAACAGACTTCCCACAATCTTTCTATATTGTTCTTCACTTGCTGCACCACTTCCATCAACTTTGCTTAATTTCTCAGTATCAACaagagagatgaagacatATTTGCACTCTTTCAAGCCAAATTTATCCAACAAGGAAGAAGCATAGTTCAtttgatgaatgaaaatgCTTGAATCAATTTGTATCACTCTCTTTCCTAGGAAATGATGAAGAAGTCCTAAATTTGTCATTTCATATTTCACCTGCATATCTTCTTTGAAGTCTTTCAACATTTCTTCATTGCTTCCAGTATATACtatgtcatccacatagatAGACACAATTAGGATTTCTTTGTCTCCCCTTGTCTTAGTATAGAGAGTTGCTTCGCTCAAGCTTTTCTCAAATCCACACTCAATCAGATAGCTGTCAATCTCTTCATACCAGGCTCTAAGTGCATGTTTTAGTCCATAAAGGGCCTTGTGCAATCTGTAGACCTTGTCCTCCTTGCCATCAAGTACAAATCCCTCATGTTGGTCAACATACACCTCTTCCTGTAATTTTCCATTCAAAAAGGAAGATTTAACATCTAGTTGGTACAACTTCCAGCTTCTTTGTGCAGCAAGAGCAATCAAGGTTCTGATTGTATCCAATCTAGCAACTAGAGCAAAAGTTTCATTGTAGTCGATTCCTGGTTTCTGCACATACCCCTTGGCAACCAAccttgccttgttcttttgtaCTGAACCATCCAAATTCAGCTTGGTTTTGAACACCCATTTCACTCCAATGACTTGCTTATCACT
Protein-coding regions in this window:
- the LOC18772642 gene encoding 60S ribosomal protein L12, which produces MPPKFDPSQVVDVYVRVTGGEVGAASSLAPKIGPLGLSPKKIGEDIAKETAKDWKGLRVTVKLTVQNRQAKVSVVPSAAALVIKALKEPERDRKKTKNIKHSGNISLDDVIEIAKIMKHRSMAKELAGTVKEILGTCVSVGCTVDGKDPKDLQQEIADGDVEIPLD